A single genomic interval of Juglans regia cultivar Chandler chromosome 1, Walnut 2.0, whole genome shotgun sequence harbors:
- the LOC109000468 gene encoding uncharacterized protein HI_0077 has protein sequence MLSPKLQWFLRSHLPPSTFKPIYCSASFSFSSSSLQYSPWSGLQAWRESPLNENRIWGPKGPESLVLQPPSSATNNCDNPMGSASSLAELGALVLSTSDPLAKSRLSHLAYSRCRRENLPLGVVSDPPSRPARSPKPELVSPKEIPAPKNSGLPLNAYMLHNLAHVELNAIDLAWDTVVRFSPFSEILGEGFFADFAHVADDESRHFAWCSQRLSELGFKYGDMPAHNLLWRECEKSSDNVAARLAVIPLVQEARGLDAGPRLVQKLTGFGDHRTSNIVARIADEEVAHVAVGVFWFISVCQKMGRMPCSTFKELLNEYNVELKGPFNYSARDEAGLPRDWYDTSFSEKLVKNGKQNKNDKLSMVYERLASIISMESENSSLNRPPG, from the exons ATGCTCTCTCCAAAGCTACAATGGTTCTTGCGCTCCCATCTACCTCCCTCTACCTTCAAACCCATCTACTGTTCggcttccttttctttttcttcttcttctctgcaaTATTCACCATGGTCAGGTCTCCAAGCCTGGAGAGAGAGCCCACTCAACGAGAACCGTATTTGGGGACCCAAAGGCCCAGAATCTCTTGTGCTACAGCCTCCCTCGTCAGCAACCAACAACTGTGACAATCCAATGGGTTCCGCTTCTTCCTTAGCGGAGCTTGGTGCTCTGGTACTATCCACCAGTGACCCTCTAGCCAAGTCCAGGCTTTCGCATTTGGCATACTCCAGGTGTCGCCGTGAGAACCTCCCTCTTGGGGTGGTGTCTGATCCGCCTTCTCGGCCCGCTCGCTCTCCGAAACCAGAATTG GTTTCCCCAAAGGAAATTCCAGCTCCGAAAAATTCAGGTTTGCCTCTTAATGCCTATATGCTTCATAATCTTGCTCACGTGGAGTTAAATGCGATTGATTTGGCATGGGATACTGTTGTTCGATTTTCGCCCTTCAGTGAGATTCTTGGGGAGGGTTTCTTTGCTGACTTTGCTCATGTTGCTGATGATGAGAGTCGACATTTTGCTTGGTGTTCACAAAGACTCTCTGAGCTTGGTTTCAA ATATGGAGACATGCCTGCCCATAATCTGCTTTGGAGAGAATGTGAGAAGTCATCTGACAATGTTGCTGCTCGTTTGGCAGTTATCCCACTTGTCCAG GAGGCTAGAGGACTTGATGCTGGGCCTCGATTAGTGCAAAAATTGACTGGCTTTGGAGATCACAGGACATCTAACATTGTGGCTAGAATTGCTGACGAGGAGGTTGCACATGTAGCTGTTGGTGTATTTTGGTTTATCTCTGTCTGCCAAAAAATGGGCCGTATGCCTTGTTCCACTTTTAAAG AGCTATTAAATGAATACAATGTGGAGTTGAAAGGACCCTTTAATTACTCAGCTCGGGACGAAGCTGGCCTTCCACGTGACTG GTATGATACatcattttcagaaaaactggTTAAGAATGGgaaacagaacaaaaatgaCAAGCTTTCTATG GTTTATGAGAGGCTTGCTTCCATCATTTCTATGGAGAGTGAGAACTCAAGCTTGAATAGGCCTCCTGGGTAA